The Neisseria macacae ATCC 33926 genome contains the following window.
GCTCGTCAACACGTTTCAGTTTACCGAATTGCAAAACTGATGCATTCGCGTCGCTAGATTCCCAAGGATCTACGCTGTCGCTGTTGTCTTTCAGAGCAGTGTTCAATTTACCTGCGCGAACTTTACCGAAGCCGCCTTCCAAACCGATGAAGGATTCACGAGTACCCCAACCTTTGTCAGTACCGGCAACAGAAGTATTTTGCTCTACTTGCCAGATAGCATTCAGGTTGTTGCTCAGGTGTTCGTGACCTTTGAAACCGATACGGGAACCAAAGTCAGCAATTTCAGTTGCAGTTTTGTTTTTGGTGCTTACGTGATTAACAGTTTCTTTAGTACGAGAAACTTCAACACCGGCTTTAACTTGACCGTACAGAGTCACGTCAGCCATAGCTGCAACAGGCAAAGCTGCCAAAGTCAGAGCAATCAGAGATTTTTTCATTGCTGTATTCCTTTTCTATCGTGAAGAAATAACTTAAGCAGACCCGGATAGAATCCGCTTAGGCTTTACATTATCGCTGGAATCAGCGATTCCATGACTCTCACTATAATTGTTCCTCTCTAAAAAAACAAACTTTATTCACTACCCCTACTGACCGCCTGACCTCACAGCACCCGCATCACAACAAGGCATTCGCAATATTTTCCTTATAAATCATGATGTAATATTGAATTGCCCGCTGTTTGCATTTTTACAACACACTTTTCCTAAACGGTCGTTTTTGGAGATTGGCTGTTGTTTTTTGGCTAACTCGGGTAAACGAGTAAATTAAGAGAGAATCAGTATGTACTCTCTTAAAGCGTGCAATTTATAGGCTTAGCCAGTCATGCACATTGGAAATACCCACTCTTTTAAGATGGAAGTATGCATTTTCCTCTTTTGATTTACGATTTCACTGACGTAGCATCAGCATTACCTATGCTGCTCCTCCAAAGAAAAGGTCGTCTGAAATCTGTGTAGCGTTTTCAGACGACCTTTTACAATTTGCACATACAAAGCTAGGAAACCAAATTTTCCAAAGGACTGGTCAGAATATCTATGTTGTATCGGATTGCTATACCTTACTCATGTAGTGTGTGCTTTATCCACAAACGGGACATTACTAAAAAAGATTCCCTATAAGCGGACACTTTGTTTTCAGACGACCTCACAGCCATGCCGGCATTTCAGGACGAATGATACCGAACTCTGGCGGATAATCCACTCCGGTCAGGTACAGCCCATCAGGCATAAAAGTCGGCGGGGCTTTTAATCGGCTGCGCTCTTCGATTAAGTCCTGAAATCCGGAAACGCTAAGCCTGCCGCTACCAACATAAACCAATGCCCCCATGATATTACGCACCATATGATGCAAAAAGGCATTGCCGTGTAAGTCTAGTTTTAAGAATTGCGGCGTACCGCTGATTTTTGCACTATACAGGGTCTTAACGGGTGATTTTGCTTGGCATTCGGCAGCACGAAAGCTGGAGAAATCATGTTCGCCTTCTAATAATAATGCCGCCTGCTGCATTTTTTCAGGATCGAGTTTGAGGTGCGTCCACCCTACTCTACCTTGCAATATCGGGGAGCGGACGGGAGATGATTCCAAAAGGTAACGATACCTTCTACCGTATGCGTCAAAGCGGGCGTGAAAATTTGGGGCAACCTGCTGCGCGAACAATACAGCCACACCTTCAGGAAGATAAGCATTGACGCCCCGCACCCAAGCCTGCTCGGGACGAATTACTGAGGTATCGAAATGGACGACTTGCGCAGTCGCGTGTACGCCCGTGTCGGTTCGTCCGGCAACAATGGTTCGGATGGTCTCGCCTGCAATTTGACTGAGTGCGCTTTCCAATACCGTCTGGACAGTGGGCAAACCGTCAGCTTGTTTTTGCCAACCGTAAAATCGACTGCCGTCATAAGACAGGGTTAATGCCCATCTTTGTATGGTTTTTGTGGATAATGATTCGGTGTATGCAGTCATATGTCGTCTGAAAATAATAAAAGATGCCGTTTTCACAGCATCTTTTATTTTAGCATTGTTTAATTTCGATTTACTTGCTGATATTAGGCATTCAATTCGTTCATCAATGCTTGGGCTTTATTACGGATCTCACCGCTTGCGTCTTCCAGCAATTCAGTCAACGTCTCGCGGGCAGCATCGGGATCGCCGATTTCGACATACATTTTAGCCAGGTCATATTTAGCTTCCAGTGGAGCCGTCATACCGACGGACTCGGAGATGAAGCCTGATTCAAAACCGGAATGTTCATTACTGCTGTCAGCAGTATCTTCCACACCCAGATTTTCCCATTCGATGGTTTCGTCAGCGCTGGCTTCTTGAGTATTTTCAATACTGAAATCTTCGCCATCTTGGAATGCTAAAGGTTCGTCTTGCTTAATCTCAAACGGTTGAGTATCGGCTTCAGGCTGTGGCTGTTCTGTTTCTTCAACAACGAAATCCAGTGCTTCTTCTGAGCTATCTGCCTGTTTGTCTGCTGCTTCAACTTCAGACAAAGCTTCTTCTTGTATATCAGCAACTTCAGACGACGTTTCTTCTTGCGCACCTAATTCAGGGAAAGGCTCGATGGCTTTAACTGTTTTCGGCTCTTCCGCAAAGAAATCCCAACCCTCTTCCGATTCTTCGGATTTGGTTTCGGCTTCTTCTGTTTCTACTACGTCAATTGTTTCCGACTTAGGCTCTTCAATCTCCACTTCGAATGGGATAGGCTCTTCTTCCGGTGCTTCCGGTTGAGCTTCCGGCAGGTCGTCTGAAACAGATGAAACAGGCGTTGCTGCAAAAGAGGAAACCGATGGAGCCTCTTCCTCATGCTGAGGCTCTGTTTCTACTTCAGCATTTCTATCTTCCATTACAACAGCAACGTGTTGATATGGATTTTCCGGTTCCGGCTCATATACGCTTTCGGTAGATTCGACAGTATCCCAATCGATATCACGGCGTTTTTCGGTTTCTTCGTCGATGGTAACGGCGCCGGACACGATACTGGCTTGAGTATTATCCAGTTCGTTCAAATCCAGATCGACGTTTTCTTGAGCAGGTTCAGCAACAGGAGCCGGCTCATTGAAGAATACTTCATCATCGAAATCATCTTCAATTTCCAAACCGTCTTCTTCAGATTTGGAAGTTTCTGCTACAACTTGTGGTTGCGGTTGCGGCGCAGTGGCAGCAGGGAATACATGATCTTCGATACTGATATCGAGATCGTCCTCATCCTGATCGTCCTGATCTATCGCACCAGCCACAGGCGCAACAGCTGAATTCTTCCGTTTACCCAACAAGAACAGCAACAGCAACAAACCTGCCGATGCCGCACCGCCAATCAACAGCCAGCGCCATAATCCGCCGTCTTCCGATGATGCTTCTTCTTGTTGTTTTTCTGTGGCAACTGCCGAGGCAATGCGCGCTTCGACATCAGCTTGTGCCTGAGAAATTTCTTGTGGTTCTGTGTTTGCTGTTGCAGACGACGCATTTGGCTCAGGCAGGACATTTACTTGCTCGGCAGATGCCGCAACTGTTTCAGCTTTATTTTGTTCCGAAGTACCTGCCGTCGTTATAGCCGGTTTGGTTTCAGGCTTGGCTTCTTGTACCGGCTCAGCTTTTTTATCTTCTTTTTTATTTTCTACTTTGGTGTTTTCTACCGGAGTCTCTTTAGGAGGCGTTGCGGTACCGGCTTTTTCAGACGACCCTTGGGCTTGAGGCTTATTGCCTTCCTGAACCGGAGGTTTGACTTGTGCAGGTTTGGATGCCGTCGATTTCATATCGCCGTGCATCGGAATGTACAACACCTTGCCCGCAAGCATACGGTCGGCATCTTTACCGATGAACACGCCGGGGTTAGCATTGACCAATGCCTGTATCGTTTGTTCGACGGTCATGCCTTGCGGACGGATTTTGGTGGCAATTTCGGTCAGAGTTTCACCCTGACGAACCAGATGCTGCTTGCCATAACGAATCTCGGTTCCATTGGCGCCTACAGAAGATTGTTGCTGTTGTTTTGACGGCTGTGCCTGTGTCTGTACCGGTTTATTTGTGTTGTTTTTATCTTTTCGTACAGCTTCCTTGCGAACGGTTTCATTTTGATTTCCGTTTTGTATCGCGCGGTTGATGCGGTCACGCGCCGCCTGACGGTCAAATTGAGAATGGTATGAATTGTTGTCAGCAGAAGAATTGGATGAAGATTCGCCACCGCTGCGCGCACGGCTTGAACCATCCGTTTTACCGGAATAGCCTGCGGGATCAATGATGGCTGTGTATTCGCGTGATTGTGAACCTGCGCCGACTTGGAAAATCAACACAGGGTCTTTAATCGCTTTGCTTGAGTGGATAGTGACGACTGCCTTGTCGCCCGACTTACGGACACTGGTACGCAAATTGCTATTGGAAACAGTCGCTTTTCCGCCTTTCAACAGCGCCTGAGCCTCGTCACCGGTTACGGTAATACTGCCTGAAAACGGCTCGCCCAGATGGGATTGGACATTCAGCCCGCCAAGCCCTGCGCTCGCACCAAACGACACTGCCAAGGCCACAGATGCCGCGATTAATTTGATTTTATGATGGTTTTTCAAAACTTGTCCCCTGTGTAAAATGACAACCCTGCTAGAACTGCTACATACTTAACCGTATATTACGATATATTACGTTATGATATCTTCTAAAGTCGCAGTCTGCCAAGTAATCCGATGAATTAAGTGATGAAACGAACGAGAAATTAACAGGTTTGTAATTTCTGTGTTTCTTTTTTACAAATCCTACTGATAACATAGTTTATCATCCCGACGGCATTTTTTAAACCCTTTTTTAGATTATTGCCCGCCTGCATCGGCAATTTCGTTTCTAGGGTGGTGCAAAAAGGTGAGGCTGCCTGTATGATTAGCGTTTAGCCGATTGGTTTCATCTTTTTTGTTTGTTTGATTATGAAAGTTTTAAGCGATTTATTGGCAGTCATCTTGTTTTTCCTGACTTACACAATCACGAAAAACATGATTACTGCGACTGCGGTTGCCGTTGTATTCGGCATTTTGCAGGCAGGTTTTACTTACTGGAAATACAAAAAACTCGATACGATGCAGTGGGTCGGCCTGATCCTGATCGTCGTATTCGGCGGCGCGACCATTCTACTTCATGATGACCGTTTTATCATGTGGAAACCGACCGTTTTGTTCTGGATTGGCGCATTGGTTTTGCTGATCAGCCATCTAAGCGGAAAAAACGGATTAAAAGCGACTATGGGCAAAGAGTTGGAACTGCCTGAACATGTTTGGAGCAAACTGACTTATGCCTGGGTCGCATTCATGATTTTCTTAGGTATTGCCAACTGGTTTGTGTTTACCCACTTCAAAGAACAATGGGTAAATTACAAAATGTTCGGTTCTACCGGTTTTTTGTTTGTTTTCTTTATCGCTCAATTTTCCTATTTGAGCCGATATTTACCCAAAAAGGATAGTTGATGGAATATTACATGCTCCTGGCCACCGATGCCGATAATGTACACGAAGCCCGTATGGCGGCACGCCCTGCCCATCTGCAACGCTTGGAAGCTTTGAAGGCTGAAGGACGTCTTCTGACTGCCGGCCCAAACCCTCTTCCCGACAATCCGGAGCGCGTGTCCGGCAGTCTGATTGTGGCTCAATTTGAATCTTTGGATGCCGCTCAAGAATGGGCGGAAAAAGACCCTTACGTCGATGCGGGCGTCTATGAAGAGGTATTGATCAAACCGTTCAAAGCCGTATTCAAATAATGGATATGCGTGAAGCTATTGAAGGTCGTCTGAAAACGCTGAATCCTGTTTTTTTTGACTTTCAGGATGACAGCCATCTGCATGCGGGCCACTCGGGAAACAAAGGAGGCGGGCATTATACGGTCGTAGTCGTCAGCGAAGCTTTCGGCGGCGTCAGCCGTCTTAACCGCCAACGCACCATTAAAACCTTACTGCACGATCTGTTTTCCGAAGGGCTGATTCACGCATTGAGCATCAAAGCGGCCACTCCGGACGAATACTTCCACTAATTACAGACATACTGGACATAACAAGAGAAAATCATGAAGAAAAAATATCTCATCTCTATGCTGATGACTGCTCTGGTTTCCGGCAGCCTTTCTGCCCAAACCTTAGTTACAGTTAATGGACAAACCATCGACAGCAGCGTTATTGATGCCCAAGTTGCCGCGCTGCGTGCAGCAAACAACAAAATTCCCGATTCTCCCGAGCTACGCAGAGAACTGACTGAGCGCCAAGTCATCAATACCGTCGTATCACAAGAAGCCAAACGCCTGAAACTCGACCAAAGCGCCGAATTCAAACAAGCTTTGGAACATGCCCGTACGGATGCAAAAAAACAAGGTGCCGATAAAAAAGCACATTTCAAAACCGAATGGGCGGCATTTGAAAGCGATTTACTTGGACAAGCTTATGCGATTCACGTCCTCCGTCAAAATCCTGTTCAAGAAAAAGACGTCAAAACCGCTTACGATAATTTCAGCAACTTCTACAAAGGCACTCAAGAAGTACAACTTGGCGAAATTATTACCCGCACTCAAGCGGATGCCCAAAAAGCCATTTCTGATTTAAATGCCAAGAAAAGCTTTGCCTCCGTCCTGAAGCAATATTCAATAGATGAACGCGCCAAACAAGCGGGCGGCATCCAGCAAGGTTATGTTCCCTTAAAAGATTTGCAGGAGGCTGTTCCCCCGCTCTATGCCGCAGTTAAAGATTTGAAAAAAGGCGCGCACACTACAACGCCTCTGCAAGACAGCGACGTATATGCCGTCTTCTATGTCAACGACCGTCGGGATGTAAAGCTTCCGTCTTATGACGAATCCAAAAGCAGTATAGCCCAAGACCTGCAAGCCTCCCGCGTCGATGAAGCGCTCCAATCTCTGTTGCAAAAAGCCACAATTAAATAACTGTTCACGGAGTTTTTATAATGAAATACCAAACTGCCGCCGCAGTCATCATGGCGACGGCTGTTGCCGGATTCGCTGTTGCCAAAGCGCCTGATATTGATCCGGCACGCATAGACAGCGAAGTCGCCCGCATTCTCAAGCAAGCCGAACAGCGTCCTGAATCCAAGCAGCAGCCTGACGGCAAAGCAATCCGCCAAGAAGTCGTCAAACACTTGCAAAGCATTGAAATTCTCAAAAATGCCGCACTCAAAGCCGGATTAGATAAAGATCCCGAGGTCCGCAACCAATTCCTCACTATGGAAGCGGAATTTTACGCGGCGCAATATGCCGACTATCTGAAGCGCACTGCCGAAATCAGCAATGCTGAATTATTGAAGTTTTACGATCAGCAAACCCGCATGATCAAGATTCAGCAGGTTAGCTTCGATACGCCCGAAGAAGCACGAGCAGCACAAGAATTGCTCTTGAAAGGCTTGTCATTTGAAGAATTGACGAAACGATATCCGAATCAGCAACCCGCATTTGAAGATTTCGTCATGGCAAGACAGCTGCGCCAACCGCTTGCAGGCATCTTGGGCCCAATGAATCGGGGAGAGGTAACTCACAATCCTGTTGAAATTGAAAACAAGTTCTTCCTGTTTAAAATCAGCGAAGTACAAAAAGACCCTCAAGCACCGCCGTTTGATCTGATTCGCGATCAACTCACCCAGCTGTTGAAAGAAGATAAAGCCCAACAGCAAATTCACCAGCTATTGCGTGAAAACGGTATCGAGCAATAACACGCACTGAAACGATACGGACTTCGGTAAAACCACGCCGTACCGGTTTAAAGCGGATTCCCATATAAAAAGGTCGTCTGAAACCTGTTTTAAGGTTTCAGACGACCTTTCGTTTGATATGCTTGGTTTAATTAACCCGGTTTGCCGTCCAAACGCGGGCGGATGAGCCAAGGGATGTATTTCCATGCGTAAAGCAGCAAGGACAGGGCAAACAAGACTGCGGAAGTGCGGATGCTGTGGGTGTAACCGGTGCCGCTGACGAAGGTTGCAATGATGCGGATGACAGTGGCGGCTATCATCAGCCAAAAGGCGACGGGTACGGATTTGGGCGGCGGATAGATGGAGTTGCCGGTATGTCCGAGCGCGGTGCGCGCCATCATGCCCAATGTCAGGACGCCGATACCGCCGACGCCGATGAGATGTACGCCAAGATTAAGGAAAGAGCCGTGAAAGTAGGAAGCACCGATGGCAATCAATCCCAATCCTGTGAACAAATAGCCTGCGAACAAAATCCACAGCATCGGTTCTTTCAGAACGGCTTTATACCACCAGCGGTAAACCTGTACGGTAAAAATTACGCCCGCTGCAAAGGCAAAAGCAGATGAAAGCCAAGGCAGGGCATGGTGCGCCATCAGCATGGCAGTCAGCATGGGCAGCCAGAGGGACGCGTGCGCGACCCACATCGGACTGGGGATTTGCGGAACATTCAGGCGTTTGGAGGTAAAGAAGGAAATAATCCGCATGCCGATAAGGCCGATAAAGCCTGAGACCATAATCAGACCGGACTGCAGCCCGCTGAGCAGTGCAGATGCGTTTCCGGCATGCAGTTGGAAGTGGAATGCGGCGTGTGTACAGCCTAGGACGATGATAGCGAATACAGCGACGTAGTTGCGTTTGTTTTTGGAACGGATGACGGGCAATGCCATGCAAACTGCGCCGTACCAAAAAAACAGCGTGCCGAGTATGCCGCTGGCGGTTGCACCCCAGCCCGGAATGAAAACGGCAATCCTTGCTGCCAACCAAAAAGCGGTTAATCCAGCCAAAACGCCGCCGCGCGTGGGCGGCTGCCCCGTCCAAGTGGCAACGGCGGTCAATAGGAAGGCAATGACGACGAGTCCGGCATAGCCCCAGATCATCTCATGGGCGTGCCAATAAAAATTGGACAACTCGGGCGTACCCGTATAGCCGAAGCCCCAAAGCAGGATGGAGAGTGCGCCGTATAGTGCCGCCAGTGAGTAAAACGGGCGGAATGCCATTGCCCAAACAGGGTGTTTGAAAAAGGCGGTCATGGTAGTTCCTTGGTTTGCTTTTTGAATGGTTTGTTTTAGGTTTGAATGGACAGGAGGGTCGTCTGAAAACGCTAAAATCGTGCTTTTGGACTTTTCAGACGACCTTTTTCAGATTCCTTCGGATTCCGGCAAAAACGGCTCGACTGCGGGAAACAGTTCGCGTTCTTCAAAACGGGCATGGTCGCGCAGAGTAACGGCAAAGTCTTTGTTCCATGCTTCGTTAAGATATTCAGGATTTGCCATCATGCTGCGCAGTTTGGCGTGTTCGGCTTCGAAACGTTCGCGCATCGCAACGGGAATATTCTGCCAATGCGGGGCGAACATGGTTTCTTCTTCGACAAAATGCGGTTCCAATTCAAGGAAATGGGCTTCAAGCTCTGTTTGATGGCTTTCAGCGGGCGCGCGCAGGAGGCGGACGCAGAGTGAAAGGGCGTGATGGTGTTCGCGGGAAAGTTCGATAAGTGCTGGGTGGCGTTTTAACGGCTTCATAATATTTGATTATAATGATAATAAATTATCAAACTACACTGGATTAATTTAAATGTTTCAGATATTATGAAACTTAATCATATATAAAGTCAAACACATAACGGCGACAATTCTCCACTGGAAACACTGCCGCCGTCCTAAAAAAATAATATATTCTGAACAGAGAAAACCATGTATCTGACGCAACATACGGATTATGGTCTGCGGGTATTGATTTATGCGGCCATAAACGACGATTCGTTAGTCAATATCGGAACCATTGCCGAAGCCTATAACATTTCAAAAAGTCATTTGATGAAAGTCGTTACCGCGCTTGTCAAAGGCGGATTCCTGACCAGCATAAGAGGGAAAGGAGGCGGACTGCGTCTTGCCGACACACCCGATAAAATCAATGTCGGCGCGGTCGTTCGCCATCTTGAACCCATGCAGGTTGTCGAATGCATGGGGGAAAACAACGAATGCCTGATTACACCGTCTTGCCGTCTTACCGGCATTTTGGGCGGAGCGATTAAGGCTTTCTTTGCGCATTTGGACGGGTTTACTTTGCAGGATCTGCTCAATAAACCAACCTACGATTTGCTATACGAACCCAAAATCGAAATCGTTGTCGAAAAAACAGACGATAAATCGGCATAAGCTACCTACTCTGCCGATATGTTTTAAGAGACTTAACTGAAAACCCGCACAATCCCAAAATTAGGAAACATCTGATCATTCTTGTAACCACAACATTTCACAAGCATCAAATTTTCTATTTTCAGACGACCTTTTTGGGAAAGTGTACGGGTCTATCCCGCTATTCAAGCCACACCAACTACCGACCTGCAATAGCGGGAATCAATCTAAGAACACAAGCCAATCAATAAAATAATATTTTTGCAGCTTTTTCTCCTCTAAGGCACGCCATCGCCATCGTTTTATCCAAACCACTTTTATTGTAAATTTGTGAACTTTTCCGGATGAACAACTTCTAATGCAGTTGACTGAGGCGTCGCTTCCTCTTTTTCTTTTGTTTTATTGTGATAATGAATAGCAATATCAAAATGTTGCATTGTACATATTAATATTTTAGATTATTCCAGAATAAATATTAACTCAAAAAACAGATGTAAAAACAGGTTGCAAACAAAAATTGTTGCTATTATCATGCGTCGATTATGAATAAAGACCGAATTTTAATCCCAGTAGCCGTCATTACCGTATCATTGCTTCACGCGGGCTTGATTGCGCTTTTGTGGGAAACATATAAACCGCTTATACCGGAAATGGCAAATATTGAGTTTGTCGATTTGGCGGATTTAGGTGGTGGCGACGGAGGTGGAGACGGCACCCCCGAAGGCGAAGGTGCGCCTGCCGCTCCCGAAAAAACACCCGAACCGCAAAAACCTAAGCCACAACCTAAACCCAAACCGGTCGAACGGCCCAAACCACAGTTCAAGCCGGTCATAACAAAAAAAGCGGATGCTGATATCCAGCAGCCGAAAGAGAAGCCCAAGCCGGTTGAAAAACCAAAGCCTGAGCCAAAACCAGAATCCAAACCGGAACCTAAGCCTGAACCTAAACCCGAACCACGTCCAGAGCCTAAACCCCAACCCAAACCAGAATCCAAGCCTGCACCTAAAGCCTCGGACTACACCAGCAGCAGTAAAACCGGGCCGAATACTGCGGAAAACGGTAAAGGCAACGGACAAGGTAAGGCTCCTCATGGCGACAGCAAAGGAAACGGCGGAGGCAACAAAGGCCCTGGTAACGGACAAGGTGAAGGCAGCGGCCCCGGCAGTGGTGGCAACAAAGGCGAACATGGTTCAGGTAGTGGCAGTGGAGGAGGTTCCGGCGGTGGAAATGGCCCTGGAACAGGACCGGGTAGTAGTAGAGCCAATCCCGTTAAAGGCGGCACTTGCCATATTCCTAAACCGCCATATCCGCCTATAGCGGCAGAAAACGGAGATACAGGTACAGTTATGCTGAGTGTCTTGGTTGGGCCGGGAGGAAAAGTTGCTGAAGTTAAAATTTTAAAACGCAGTGGCTCCAATGCTCTTGACCAAGCTGCCCGTAAAGCAGTTAAAAATGGTGCTTGCAATGCCTCTGTCTGGACTGAATTCCGAGTCCCGGTCTCTTTTACTCTTGAGTAATCGGGCGCAACACCTTTATCGACAAAAGTTTTAATTTACTTGGAAAATTTGGAAAAATTATGGATTTAAAAACAATATTCGAATCAGGCGATTTTGTTCTGATCAGTGTATTCGTGTTGATGTTAGTGATGAGCATCGTGACTTGGTGCCTGATTATCCTGCGCTCCATCAAACTGAAAAAAGCCAAAACCGCCAACGCACTCGTTAAAACGCAAATGCTTAATGCCTTTACGCTTACCGAAGCTGTGCAAAAAGTGAAAGATATTGATGCACCAATGAGCCGTGTAGCGGACGAATCCCTGCGTGCCTACCAAAGCTATCGTCAAAGCAATGCGAAAACACTTACTACCGAGCTGCCTTTGAATGAATACCTCGTCATTCAAATCCGAAACAGCATGGAACAAAACATGCGCCAGTTCGATTACGGCATGACTGCTTTGGCATCCATCGGTTCAACTGCCCCGTTTATCGGCTTGTTCGGTACGGTTTGGGGGATTTACCACGCCTTAATCAATATCGGTCAAAGCGGTCAAATGAGTATTGCCGCGGTAGCCGGTCCGATTGGTGAGGCGTTGGTGTCAACCGCCATCGGTTTGTTTGTCGCCATTCCTGCCGTCTTGGCGTATAACTTCCTCAACCGCGGTAAGAAAACCCTCTCTCAAGATATGGACGCTTTCGCACACGATTTACACGTCCGCCTGTTGAATCAAAAGGACTAAATTATGGCATTCGGCTCTATGAATTCCGGCGATGATGCACCGATGTCAGACATCAACGTCACGCCTTTGGTCGACGTGATGCTGGTACTGTTGATCGTTTTCATGATCACCATGCCCGTACTGACCCATTCGATTCCTTTGGAACTGCCGTCCGCTTCAGAAAATGCAGCGAAGCAGAAGGAAAAGCAGCCTAAAGACCCCCTGCGTCTAACCATAGATGTTAATGGCAACTATTACATCGATGGTGATTCTGCAACCAAAGCGGATATTAATACGGTCACTTCCCGACTGAAAACTGAAAAGCAGAAAAACGCCAATACCATCGTTGCCATTTCAGCAGACAAGGCCGTTGAATACGAATATGTCAACAAAGCCCTCGAAGCTGCCCGCGAAGCAGGTATTACCAAAATCGGTTTTGTGACCGAAACTAAAGCACAATAATACCGGCACAGTAAAAAAGGTCGTCTGAAAAGCATTCCTACTTTTCAGACGACCTTTTACATACAAATCAGACACGGCCTAAATATAGTGGATTAACTTTAAACCAGTACGGCGTTGCCTCGCCTTGCCGTACTATCTGTACTGTCTGCGGCTTCGTCGCCTTGTCCTGATTTAAATTTAATCCACTATACATCCAATACATTCATTTTCAGCAATTCCTCTTTTCCTTCATAGTGCAGATGAATTGCATTTTTTATAAATTCGACTTCCTAGACACTCAAATCTACCCTGACCTTCCCGATTGGAGAATAGTTAGACACAAAGCCGGAGGCTCTCCATTCGCTCAAGGATAAGGGGTCGTCTGAAACCTTCACTCTTTTCTGTATAAATACCCTTAGCAGCTACAATATAAGGATTCAGAAAGGTTGTTTTTTAAATACCCCCCACTCCCCGATTTTCCTTAATAACAAAACCGCCATGCCGGATTAGCATCCACCCAATAAAGCGATAAAACCATCTTTATCTTCAATCAAACGAGCACAGAACACACTCTCTACAAAACACTT
Protein-coding sequences here:
- a CDS encoding MotA/TolQ/ExbB proton channel family protein gives rise to the protein MDLKTIFESGDFVLISVFVLMLVMSIVTWCLIILRSIKLKKAKTANALVKTQMLNAFTLTEAVQKVKDIDAPMSRVADESLRAYQSYRQSNAKTLTTELPLNEYLVIQIRNSMEQNMRQFDYGMTALASIGSTAPFIGLFGTVWGIYHALINIGQSGQMSIAAVAGPIGEALVSTAIGLFVAIPAVLAYNFLNRGKKTLSQDMDAFAHDLHVRLLNQKD
- a CDS encoding energy transducer TonB codes for the protein MNKDRILIPVAVITVSLLHAGLIALLWETYKPLIPEMANIEFVDLADLGGGDGGGDGTPEGEGAPAAPEKTPEPQKPKPQPKPKPVERPKPQFKPVITKKADADIQQPKEKPKPVEKPKPEPKPESKPEPKPEPKPEPRPEPKPQPKPESKPAPKASDYTSSSKTGPNTAENGKGNGQGKAPHGDSKGNGGGNKGPGNGQGEGSGPGSGGNKGEHGSGSGSGGGSGGGNGPGTGPGSSRANPVKGGTCHIPKPPYPPIAAENGDTGTVMLSVLVGPGGKVAEVKILKRSGSNALDQAARKAVKNGACNASVWTEFRVPVSFTLE
- a CDS encoding ExbD/TolR family protein, whose amino-acid sequence is MAFGSMNSGDDAPMSDINVTPLVDVMLVLLIVFMITMPVLTHSIPLELPSASENAAKQKEKQPKDPLRLTIDVNGNYYIDGDSATKADINTVTSRLKTEKQKNANTIVAISADKAVEYEYVNKALEAAREAGITKIGFVTETKAQ
- a CDS encoding hemerythrin domain-containing protein, with protein sequence MKPLKRHPALIELSREHHHALSLCVRLLRAPAESHQTELEAHFLELEPHFVEEETMFAPHWQNIPVAMRERFEAEHAKLRSMMANPEYLNEAWNKDFAVTLRDHARFEERELFPAVEPFLPESEGI
- a CDS encoding Rrf2 family transcriptional regulator, with protein sequence MYLTQHTDYGLRVLIYAAINDDSLVNIGTIAEAYNISKSHLMKVVTALVKGGFLTSIRGKGGGLRLADTPDKINVGAVVRHLEPMQVVECMGENNECLITPSCRLTGILGGAIKAFFAHLDGFTLQDLLNKPTYDLLYEPKIEIVVEKTDDKSA
- a CDS encoding NnrS family protein, whose translation is MTAFFKHPVWAMAFRPFYSLAALYGALSILLWGFGYTGTPELSNFYWHAHEMIWGYAGLVVIAFLLTAVATWTGQPPTRGGVLAGLTAFWLAARIAVFIPGWGATASGILGTLFFWYGAVCMALPVIRSKNKRNYVAVFAIIVLGCTHAAFHFQLHAGNASALLSGLQSGLIMVSGFIGLIGMRIISFFTSKRLNVPQIPSPMWVAHASLWLPMLTAMLMAHHALPWLSSAFAFAAGVIFTVQVYRWWYKAVLKEPMLWILFAGYLFTGLGLIAIGASYFHGSFLNLGVHLIGVGGIGVLTLGMMARTALGHTGNSIYPPPKSVPVAFWLMIAATVIRIIATFVSGTGYTHSIRTSAVLFALSLLLYAWKYIPWLIRPRLDGKPG